The genomic stretch ACTCCCTTCCAAAAGGACAGCCCGCGCCGCGCGTCACGTGACTTTGGTCAACATGGCGCCGCCCAGGGTGTTGCAGTGTCCACGTGGTTCCGTTAGCTAAGATGGCGGCAGCTGTTAGCCCGACGTCCGTGGAGTCGGCCCCCCGGATAATGAAGCTGGTGGCCGAGTGCAGCCGATCTAGGGCCCGAGCAGGGGAGCTGCGGCTGCCGCACGGGCCGGTAGCCACTCCCGTGTTCATGCCAGTGGGCACGCAGGCCACTATGAAGGGCATCACGGCCGAGCAGTTGGACGCGCTGGGTTGCCGCATCTGCCTGGGGAACACCTACCATCTGGGCCTGAGGCCGGTGGGTGGGTTCTGCCTTGGTGGGGCGGCGGCAGAGAGTGGGGAGCACGGACACCTCCGAGGCACGGGCACGCCTCTAAGTCAATCGACAAAGGCTTATTGACGCCCCCGGTGGCCCAGGCCTTGTGCTGGGCGTGAGAGAGCGGCGGGGCCCGAAGCTGGCCAGCCCTGTCCTCCAACTCGAGCCGTCAGGGTAGCCCTCGCCTCTAACCTGATCCTTTCTTCCCCTAACCCAGGGCCCCGAGCTGATCCAGAAAGCGCACGGTCTCCACGGCTTCATGAACTGGCCCCACAATCTGCTGACGGTGAGGTGGAGTCGGGGCTGGGATCCCAGGGCACTTCTCAGAGGTGGAGATTCTCCCACTCCACCCCCCTGACGGCCCTGCGGTGGGATTTCCCCCAGGACAGCGGCGGCTTCCAGATGGTGTCTCTGGTGTCCCTGTCCGAGGTGACGGAGGAGGGCGTCCGCTTCCGCTCCCCTTACGACGGCGACGAGTCCCTTCTGAGCCCGGAGAAGTCCGTGGAGATCCAGAACGCCTTAGGTGAGCGAGTCTCGAGCCgtctcctcttcccctgcttcTAGGGGTTGGAGGTGAGGCGGGCCCTTTGCTTACGTGCTGCTTGGCTGTGGGTAAGTCACTCCCGCGGTCTAAGCTTTGGAAGAGCCAACTCAAATGAGGATAGCGCCCGGGGGAATAATGACGTAATGTTTGTAAATCTCTtaacccagtgcctggcacgtagtagcttttattatttttattgctgttatttCTCTTAAATGGCAAATTAGTCGGgcaaaaatatgttgaaataaGGGGGGCAACAAGGGGAGAGTGAGGAAGCTTTAAGTCCCTCCCATCTCCATCAATATCCCTCACTCCTTGATAAGGACAATGAACATTTCTCTTTTACTATGTATTATATGTAATCGCTTTTGGCTAAAATCAagtgtaacatatatatatatatatatatatatatatatatatatatattatacatcaTATAGTTTCTCACTGtaactccttccttccccccgcccccccccccccccagcaattTGCTTCTTGAAGAAATGGGTTCTTTTCCCCTGTAGTGTTTCACATGGTCTGAATTTTGCGGATCACATCCCCATGGTGTTGTGTGAcagttttcttctgccttctAGATTTACTGTAGGTGGTAGTTAGATCTAGAGGTTTGAGCCAGATTCCCATTCTTGTGTCCTTTGGCAAGAGGGCTTCATAGGGTGTATATTTCCATCCGGGAACTGGTAATGTCTGCCCGTCTCTCCCAGTGAGCCATCAGGCTCTTTGCCTGGGAGTATCATGCTATTAGGAGTTCCAAAATGGtaatgttcttttcttcatttatcagCTAGATTATTTCTGTAAAGGGAAAGGTGCCTCACCTACTCCTGAGAGACCAAGTAGTTCAATTCATACAGGGAAAGTGGGAttcctgcttttccttcttttctggttTTCATGAATTGATTACTTCACATCCTCCAGCAGTAATGAACTAATCTTTAGTTTTTTTAGGATCACCATGAAATCATGGGCTTAAATGTCGTTGATGTGTCTCACTCTGTTGCAGCTGGATCGAGCCTTATtgattctttttgtgtctggcttatttcactgagcataatgtccaCAAGGTTGTAGTATATGTcgggatttccttcctttttaagactgaataaagCACTCCCTAAATTGGATTTTCATAAAAGATTATAATTGTCTTCGTTTTGCTTCCAAGTAGGTATGCCATAagcgtaagaaaaaaaaaaaacctttggttTTGAGAAGTTTCTAGATTTTGGAATTGTGGGAAAGGGACTTTCTGTGAAGGGTTAGACCATGATTTATTTAGCCAGGCCTCTGTTGGTGGTCACTGGGGCTCGCATGGTGCTATTGCCTGCCACACTGTGGCGAATCACTTTGTGTACACAACATTTTGCTCTTGAAGGGTAAATTTGcagaagtgggatttattctatgTGCCCGGGCAGGATTTTAGCTGCCCAGGGTGAGGCAGGAtcaaatgtgcattttatttatttatttaattttattttcatttttaaaatttttgttaatgtttacttacttttgagagagagagagagagagagagagagagagagagagcgcgcgcatgcgTGGGAACGtgataagcaggggaggggcacagagaaagagggagacacagaatccgaagcaggctccagactctgagctgtcagcacagagcccgacgcagggcttgaactcacaaactgggagatcatgacctgagctgaagttggacgcttaaccgactaagccacccaggagccccttgtttatttattttaaatgcttatatatttttgagacagggagagagagacagagtgcaagcgcgTGTatacggggaggggcagagagagagtgggacagaggatccaaagcgggctccatgctgacagcagagacccccatgcagggctcgaacccataaaccgtgagatcatgacctgagctaaaagttggatgcccaactgactgagccacccaggcgccccaaacgtgtattttaaaaagttccctCTGGCCATTGTATAAACAGCCTGGGGGACTATGTGGGAGTCAGCAAGACCCAAGGAGGGACATCTAGGGTCCAGCTTGTCCCCAGTAGGAAGTGAGGGCTTTCCCAGTGAtgtgctgctgcttcttttttttaagcaagtttttttttttttttaagtttatttatttattttgagagagagagaaagggaggggcagagagagagggaaagagagaatcccaagcaggttcctcactgccactgcagagcccaatgtggggcctgatctcaagaactgtgagatcatgacctgagctgaaaccaagagtctgatgcttaaccagctgagccacccagacgtcccccAGTGATGGTGCCTCTTTCTCACCCCCCAGGCTCCGACATTATCATGCAACTGGATGATGTGGTCAGCAGCACTGTGACAGGGCCACGCGTGGAGGAGGCCatgtacaggtgtgtgtgtgtgtgtgtgtaccggGAGGGGATCATAGCCCTGGAGCCTTGTCTCTTTACCCTAGGGCTCATGACTGGGTCCCTCTTCCAGGTCAATCCGCTGGCTGGACCGGTGCATTGCAGCCCATCAGCGGCCAGACAAGCAGAACCTCTTTGCCATCATCCAGGGCGGGCTGGACGAGGATCTCCGGGCCACCTGCCTTGAAGGTAGAGCCACGTGCTGGTAGCCGGTAGATCCAGGGCTTGTCTATCACCGAGGGCCCCACCCCCGGGCCTGGCACGTGATGGCGCTGACGGGGGTTGTTAATGGGCGGAAGGGATAGCTGAAGCAAAGGCACGGAGGCAGACATGGCGGTAGAATGTTTGCAGAATAATGGTGGTTTCAAAAGCGAGCAATTTCATACTGTTCACCAGACACTATGCCACGTGCTGGTCACAGACTGACCCCTTTGGTTTCATAACCGTCCTGTAAGGTGGGAACTACCAGGTTCCCGTggttacaaaagaggaaactgaagcacagagctgTTAAGTCACTTACCCCAGCCACCCGGCTTGGATGTTGCAGAGGTAGGATTTGGCCCTAGGTCTTGGGCTCTGGAACCTGCAACATTAACCGAGACCCCGTGCTGCTTCCCCCTCAGGGTCAGGAGCGGTGCCTAGGGCATTCTGCTGATAGTGGGGGTATTGGGGAGCCATGGAGGGCCGTTGAGTGGGAGTGTGACAGGAAGCAAGGGGCATCATGGAGAAATTCGGGAAGCAGAAGGCCTGTGAGGAGGTTGGAGTATCTGCCCAAGGGAAGAGTGCCAGTAAGGCCCATGTGAGGTCCGTGGCCGTGGAGACAAAAGGGGGCCAGAGATGGGGACTCAAAGGCAATAAAGTTTCATGGGCAAGGCTCTGGGTCCTGGCGTTTGGCTGGCTGGATCCACACCTCTGATCTGCTGCCTCATGGCTGTGCACCCTCGGGCAAGTGGCTCGGCCTCCGTAAGATGGGCACATCCTCCCAGTGTCAAGAGGTCAAAGTGAGGTCAAATGGGAAGGTCTGTTCAAAGCGTTGTGCCTGTGCCTGGCATCAGGATGTTCTGTTGTGAAGACTGTCTTTGTCGTCATTCCTTTTGTCCTCAAACTGCGCCCAGTTCTATGTCTAGTAAGTCTTTTGAACGGAGACCCCCTCCCCAGTCAGAGAtacatttctgtgtttctttctttctttttttttttaatgtttatttgcatattattaaaacatttctttttaatgtttatttttgagagagagggagacagagcacacaagcgagggggggaggggcagagagagagggagacaagacacagaatccgaacgggctccaggctccgagctgtcagcacagagccggacgcggggctcgaacccacgaaccgtgagagccCGACCTGAGtcgaaggcagacgcttaactgaccgagccactcaggcgtcctaatttgcttattttgagagagaaagagaaagagagagagagcatgagtgtgctGAGCaggggaagatcagagagagagagagagagagcgagagagagcgagagtgagctcTCTagctgggagatcacgacctgagcccatgtaaagagtcagacgcttaaccaactgaaccacccaggcggcccgGAGATACATTTCATGTCACAGCTCAGTATGTGTGGACATAGAAGAAAGCAGAAACCAAGGCTTCATGAAGCGTTGCCCTAATACGTGAAACACTTTCTGGTATCGTCTGTTCTCTCATTCAAGAAAATCCTACCACTCTGGCCTTGCCCCGTCAAGTTCATTTCTTGGCCACCTGCAGGTCGCCGGGCACCGCCCTGATGGTGCTTCTCATTGTGCTCCGAGGCTTAGCTGCACCAGCACCACCCGGCTTGTCCCCCGCGACCGTGTCAGAGTCCGCGGTGAGGTGGGGCCCGGGAGGCCACATTTGAAGAACCCGTCCCCAGTGGACTCTGCCGTTCATTCCAGCTTTAAAACCTGACGCTCGGACCGGGTCCGTTTCGTCGACGCCGTGGCCTCCCCTGGTCGAACGATACAACTGGGGCCCAAGGCACGTCTGGGCTTTGAGCCCGcacctgggttcaagtccagcttctGCCATGTCTGGTCTGGGGTGGCAAGCCCCGAACACCTCAACGGCAGCGTAGAGCTGCAGCCTCTTCTCTGCAATTCTGGAGCCTAACAGCCCACTTCTAAAACACGACTCCACCCAGGAATTTGCAACGAGCTCATTTGGTGGCCAGACCAGACCCATGTGGTCATTCACCCCCGTTGTTGGGAGTCCTCTGTGTGTTTTGTGGAAGAACCCTCAGAGGGTTTGAGGACAGGCCGTCGTCCGGCAGATAAGATGTGCACCGTTCTAAGATCTGGACAGCTCTCAGCTTTGAAACACATCTGGCTTCCTCTTAGGTTTCAGCTAAGGGATCACAGGCTGTGGGCCTCCCCTGAGGACTGAAGGAGGGGATCTCACATGCAGCGGGGACTCGACAAGTGGTAGCTGAGGTCACCAGCAGCCCTCAGACCGACagacagactctctctctctctctctctctctctctctcttcctgaggGATTGTGGAGGTCCGGGCAGGGTCTGCCCTGGGGTCGCAGAGGAGGAGGCAGACTTTCTTTTGCCTGGTGGCCCCTCACCTTGCCCTGTACCCCCAGAGATGACCAAGAGGGACGTGCCGGGCTTCGCCATCGGGGGCCTGAGTGGGGGCGAGAGCAAGGGCCAGTTCTGGAGGATGGTGGCTCTGAGCACCTCAAGGCTGCCTAAGGACAAGCCACGATACCTGATGGGGGTCGGGtatgtggaggagaggggagagagcccTACCTGTGGGGAGCGGGTTCCTGCCTGGGCCGGTATTGGTGGAATGACACAGCCCTGCCTGTTGGGGGGACTCATGGGGTGGGGACTTGGCTTTCCTCTGGGGGCGGTTCAGAGGGAATGTGGCCCTGTCCCCGGGGAGTCTGAGTGTACGTGTGGGGGGAGCCCTGGGTGTGTGACCAGGGTGTGAggttctctgctccctcccccgtGGCCCTCCCCCCAGCTATGCCACTGATCTGGTGGTCTGCGTGGCTCTCGGATGTGACATGTTCGACTGCGTCTTCCCCACCCGGACGGCGGTGAGgccctgggcagggggcagaTGGGGGCGGACCTGGGGGGttaaggtgggggtggggccggtGAGGATGAAGACCTGGTTGACccactccctgtcccctcccccccaccccccacagcgcTTTGGCTCTGCCTTGGTGCCCACCGGGAACCTGCAGCTGAAGAAGAAACAGTATGAGAAAGACTTCCGGCCCATAGACCCCGAGTGTGCCTGTCCCACCTGCCAGAAGTAGGGGAAGAGGGGggtccgggggcggggggagggggcggaggtgTGCAGGACCCTGCATCACTCGGCCCCGACCTCCTGTCTGCAGGCACAGCCGGGCCTTCCTGCACGCACTGCTCCACAGCGACAACACCGCTGCCCTGCACCACCTCACCGTCCACAATATCGCCTACCAGGTGGGCCTGTGACCAGGGCGGGCCAGGcgcagggtggtggtgggagggttCTGGGcgcccccctctccttccccctgggCTGACGCTGGCACCTACCCCCTGCAGCTGCGGCTGATGAGCGCTGTGCGTGCCAGCATCGTGGAGAAGCGCTTCCCTGACTTCGTGCAGGACTTCATGGGCACCATGTATGGGGACCCCACCCTCTGTCCTGCCTGGGCCACCGAAGCCCTGGCCTCTGTAGGAATCACACTGCGTTGATCTGGTTccagcgagggagggagggaatgggagGTAttgagggattttttaaaattattattctaatttAGAGTGTATCTGTGCCTTCTCGGGGAGGTGAGCTGTCTAggacctcttcctcctctgagtgTCATTGTGGCCAATGTCCCCCCGCCCCGCTTCCTGTTGATGATAATAATAAGTAATCATAGCAGCTGCTGATACCTGGGAACCACCTGGCACAGCCCAGCATGTAGCATGTGCCCCAGTGTGGGAGCTGCATCCTTTTTCCTGTGGCTTTGCCCCCCCCTAGTCACCCTGAGGGTGGGCACTCTCGTTCCCCGACTtattacaggtgaggaaacaggcctAGAGAGGaagcagcttgcccaaggtcaccaccGAGGAAGTggcaggctggctccagagcTCATGCTTTTAGCCTTGAACATGGCTTAATTTTGCCGTCAGCAAACACAATGATGAAGACAGTAGGTGTGATATAGCAGGGTGCTTACACTGTGCCTGGGACTGTTCTGAACGGTTGTCATGTGTGTATTTGACTCTTGCAACTTTGTGATGCATATATAGCTGcatcccccattttacagatgagactgaggctcagaggaatgAAGTCACTTGGCCATTATCACCTGGCAAATACAGAGGCCCATGATCTAACCTAGAGATGGCCAATTGCAAAGCTGGTGCTCTTAGAAGACAAGGGGTTTTAAATTGGAAACGTAAGACTTGTATAGGATCCACTATTCTAATAGCATAAAAATGCAACTACTTTGATTAGTTTGTGTATTCTTCCAGAAATTTTCCACGTGTACATATTTTTCATGAATGTGGCATCCTTTACCTGCCGctctgtaccttttttttcctgttagtaTATTTGAAATTGTTTACACGTCAGAACATGAAGACTTCCTGTCTTTTTTTACAGCTGTCTCACAGTGTTTATTTAACCGGCTCCCGTGAATGGGTACGTAGGATGTTTACAGGTTTCTGTCACTGCGGTCAAGGCTACCATGCCAAAACCTTGTCGGTTGACTTTTTGCCCATCTCTCTGAGACGGGGCTTTTGGGTCTCCGAGCGGGCAGATACCTTTGGCTGCTCTGCTAGCCTCCTCCCCACTGTTTCTTTATTCCCCTGTTACTGCCTCATCAGCCCACTTTCCTACCTCCATTCCATCTGACTCCTTTTTGGGCTTCTTTGGCCAATCTATGCCCGCCCCCGGGGATCAGATCCCTTCTTTTCATAAGATCCTTCCACCTATCCCCGGCTTTTTTCCCACGAGGAACAAGATTTCTAGTTCACAGAACCTCCAACACTGACTAGAAGATATCATTTCATGGGGAGAGGATCTGTTGGGTTTCATTGTGGACTTAAAAAGATCACGATGTGCTCTAGCCAAAGAGGCAGGGGAGCAACGTTGCAGGCAGGCATTAGCCAAACCAAGTCAGGGCGTGAGCGAAAGGTATTCCCGGGAAAGGGCCCAGCATTTGCAAAAGCGTGGAGGTGGAACTTTATACACGAATGAAAGTGGAGCCAACGCTACAGCGCTACCGCCTCTCTCTAGGAACCACTAACGCCAGATTCTTCCAAACGCATTGAAACGCCGCGCGAGTAGCTGGTTTGCAAGCCCGGGGCCGAGATGCATTCTGGGACTTGTAGTTTTCTCTAGAGGCCGGAAACTCTGAAGCTACGATCATTACCGGGTCCCACCATGAGGTGTCGCTCTTCGGCGAGTACGACGGGCCTTATCCTTTACTCCAGAAGACATTAATGGACCTACTACAACAATCATTAGAACGGGGGATTCTTTGATTGACAGGTTCTCAGTCAAAGTCAGGATTCGCAGGTCAAAGCCCGTCCTCTTTCGCTTTGTTGGCTGGAAGAACGGAGTGATATTTATATAAACCAATGGGAAATTCTTAGGGAACTAGGTGGTGTCAAGTGACAAACCAGTCTATGAATCGATCCCTAACGTCACTGGCCTGCCCTGTAGACTGGCGGGTCTTCCTGCCAGTAAGACTGTTGGGTTTTCTTGCCGTTCGGAAACTTCCCGCCCCAGTAGGCCGGGCCAACATTGCCTTTTCCCGAAACACCGCCTCCTGGCCTTGACAACTCGCTGCCCGACCCTATTGGCTCTTGCACAAAAACGACAGTTCTTGAGTCCAATGTGTCCACCGCGAGGTCCCCAGGAGGAAGGATCATTCAGCCGTAGCCCTATACCTCATCTTCATTGGCTCCTGTTTACGAGTGGCAGCGCGACCGACCAATCGGGGGAAGTGTGAGGGCTTTGGGCGCAGCCCCGGGGCCCGGGCGGGAGGTCGCTCGGGTCGGGTGTCGTCTGAGAACCGGATGAGGCGGCGACTGTGAGGCCGAGCCGGGAGCGGGCGTCGCGCCGAGGCCCGGGCGGGCGGGGAGCAACGGCCGCGGACGCCGCGGGGCCGCGTCGTTAAGGGCCGGGGGCAGGCGGGGAGCGCGGGGCGCTCGGGCCGGGGCCGCCGGCGCCATGGGCAACCGCGGGATGGAAGAGCTGATCCCGCTGGTCAACAAGCTGCAGGACGCTTTCAGCTCCATCGGCCAGAGCTGCCACCTGGACCTGCCTCAGATCGCCGTGGTGGGCGGCCAGAGCGCCGGCAAGAGCTCCGTGCTCGAGAACTTCGTAGGCCGGTGAgcgagcgcggcggcggcggcggcgggcgggcggcggcctAGGGCGCGGAGGGCGGACCGGGAATGGCGCGCCCTGCGCAGCCGGCGTAACTGCGGCGCTTGCGTGCCCGCGACGGGGACGGGGACAGGGAGGCGGGCTCTGTGGGACGCCCTGGGCGGAGGGCTTCCTGCAGGGGCTGCGGAGCCGGCTCAGAGCCTTGGGGGCGTTTCGCCgacggggtggggggcgtgggccAGGAAATGCGGTGGACCGTCGCCGACTCTCAGATCCCCAGCTTTCGTGGCTGAATTCTACCATCTGGTTGCCTGTGGGTCAGGGTTaggtcccccttctctctctgtctgtccgaAACCTGCCAGCTAGGTACCTATTGGTTCGACCCCTGCGGTCTGGCTGGCTGTTCATTTATCTGGAGCAGTCCATGCCGTCTGGTTGGCTGTCTCTGTCCTCGATAGAACTCCTTGCCACTACCATTTGGCTGTCCATCTGTCCAGTCCCTCAGGGCAGCCCCCTGCTGCCTGGCTAGCTGTCTAGGGTGACCTGTGCTGTCTGGCCGCCTGTCCGTGCCGCTCGCAGACTTAGCCATCCCCCTGTTGGGTTACCCTGGCTGGCCTCTGCCGTCTGACTGGCCGTACCCTAGGGGACTCTGTTGTCTGGTTCTCCCAGGCTAACTCTAAAGCTTGGTCCCTGGCAAACGCTGGCTTCTCTCCCAAACGGATCCCTTTGTCTGTCTGTCCGGGTGTCCGTCCTTATGTTAGTCTGCCCATCAGTGCCCTGGCAGTTCCCCACTGTCTGGCCCCATCTCTGTAGtcctgggtggggtgggctgggctgggagcaTGCTGGGAACAAGGGAGCTGAGGGATGAAACTTGAACTCCCCTATCGTTGGAAGTAGGACCCTGGGAGGGGGTACTTTCTGCAGGATTCTTTCCTGGCCCTTGTCAGGGTGCTCTTGGGGTCAGCTCCCAAGCAAAAGTCTGCAAATTGGGGGCCCTCTTTGGAGCCTGATCAGGCCTTTGGGCAGCCCTGAGAAGCCTCGGTTTGCTCATCTGTCCAGTGGGCAAACTCCACTCTTTGCCCGGATTCAGGAAGCTGCTGATGAATGAGAACTGGCCGTGAGCCCTCCAGGGGTGTTtggttctttcttctcccttcccccgcCTCTTGCCTCCCAGAGGGGCTGTCACTTCTCCATTCTGGGAACGGCTCCATTTGTGCCTGTGGCTGCCAAATGATAACATCCCAGTCATCATCATTGTTGGTGTTGTTATCTGCAGTAAGGGTTAATGTTCATCtagaaggctccaggctgagttcAGTTTGTCAGCCTCTCGGATCCCACAGGGAGTGAGAGGGGTGGAGGTTCTGTTACCCCACCTTAGACACGGGCAGGAAGGCTCAGAAAAGCCTCATCCTTGGCCCAAGGGCACCAGGCTAGTGCTCAGTGgtgcccagccccaccctgcctTCCCAGAGGCCTGGAGTTTTGCTCTCAGCGGCATGAATTTCCTCCTTTGCTGCTTTGTCTCTGGCACCTTGCCTGTTGTCCACTGTGGCGGAAAGGTGTGGACCTGGGGTCAGCTGGGCCGGGGCTGAGCCTTGGGCTGGGCTGTGGGCCCCTTTGCATGGTTATTTTCCTGCCTGCCCGCCCAGGCTTTAACTGGACACACAGCAAAGTTCTGTCTGTTTCATTTGCCTGGTGACCTCCTCGCACAGGTTgtctggcctctctgagcctcagtttccccccccccccgccccctaaAAACAGGGTGATGGTCCCTCAACTTGGCATTCTGCAGTGACCTGATTTGTTGAAAGTGCTTacttagcacggtgcctggcacacggtaggtcGGCACGGCCAGCAGCAGCAAACACTAATCAGAATTAAAGTGCTTTCAAGTTATGCACCGGACTGCATTTAAGCCTTCTGAGGCTGACACTGCTatggtcccattttacagagcagACAACTGAGGCTCAGCTGAGCCCTCTTGCTCAGAGCTGTTCAGTGAGGAATTGGGGGCTCTGTGTTGGGGACCTTGGGTCTCTCTTCCCTGGCCGCCTCTCCTCAGTGTCTCTGCCCCTGGCCTTTCTCTcttatccacccacccagccatctAGTACCGAGCTGGCTCCTGTGGCAACCTTCTCCCAGAAGCCTGCAATGCGACCTTGATCGTTAAGAGCATTAGTTCAGGGCCTGAGagccaaagttttaaaaaagcttcTCGGTTATGGGTTGCTCAAACGGAgctaacttctttttctttccggAGCGTGGGTAAGGTTTCTTAGCTACCAAGCCTTGCCACAGGGGGACAGCGGGCTGGCCCTCGCTTTGAATCCCACTCCTCCTTCTTGTGAGTTTGGCCAAACTGTTGCAGCTGAGGACCTGTTTCCTTCTTTGCGTTGTAGACCTTTACAGATGACATCTTGGCTAGTTTCAAAGAACAAATGAGAGAGTAGTTCCAGGGCTTGTTCCCAGGGGGTCAGCACGGGCTGCTCTGTTTCATTGCCTCCTCCTTGTTGGTTTTCTAAGACTGTGGTCCAAGCGAGATAGCTCAGCCTCTACCAACTCAGCCTGTACCGGGTTGCAGATCAGTGGCCCTGGGGGCTGAAGCCCGCTTGCTGGTCTTTTGTTTCACCTGCATGGTGTTTAAAATACTTTGTTCTTAATTAGCTACCAACATTTAAATTTTGCATCAAAATTCAGGTTTTTGCAATGCTTAGCAAACACCCAAAGAGCCTCAGAGTCTAATGGTGTAATAACACGGGCCCTGGGCCTTAGGGCAGGCTTCATCGTGTTtgcctgtgtgactttggccaagtgGACTCAGGTTCCTTTTCCAGAAAATGGGGTGATAACTACCAGGCACTCCCTGGGCCGACTGTGTGAGTTAACATGTGTTGAGTGCATTGACCCTATACCCATGCCAGCTGTCGTTTTAGTCGTGATATTCTGGCCTTCCTGGGCCTGACACTTGCTTGGCACCAAGTGCCTGGATCTCAGAAGCAGCAGCCACCGGCTGCCATGTCAGATCAGGAGTGGCCATGTGTGCTGCCCCACTCCCCACTACTCCCTAGTACTCGCCCAGGCTCGCTTTACGTTTGCCTGGAGACTCCTGGCCCTAGAAACTTTTGAGTTTCAGACCCTTGGCTTGTCTGCCCTGTAACAGCATGTGGCCCTAAGGAGGGGGGAGGATGAGCCTCTCTCGTGACCCTGGTCGTTGAGCCTCCGCAGCTAAATGGAGGGAGGAACTTGAGAAATTTTTCCTTGGGAGAAGAACAGGAGGAGGCTGAGGTTGAGGCCTCCAGCTGAGAATC from Prionailurus viverrinus isolate Anna chromosome A2, UM_Priviv_1.0, whole genome shotgun sequence encodes the following:
- the QTRT1 gene encoding queuine tRNA-ribosyltransferase catalytic subunit 1: MAAAVSPTSVESAPRIMKLVAECSRSRARAGELRLPHGPVATPVFMPVGTQATMKGITAEQLDALGCRICLGNTYHLGLRPGPELIQKAHGLHGFMNWPHNLLTDSGGFQMVSLVSLSEVTEEGVRFRSPYDGDESLLSPEKSVEIQNALGSDIIMQLDDVVSSTVTGPRVEEAMYRSIRWLDRCIAAHQRPDKQNLFAIIQGGLDEDLRATCLEEMTKRDVPGFAIGGLSGGESKGQFWRMVALSTSRLPKDKPRYLMGVGYATDLVVCVALGCDMFDCVFPTRTARFGSALVPTGNLQLKKKQYEKDFRPIDPECACPTCQKHSRAFLHALLHSDNTAALHHLTVHNIAYQLRLMSAVRASIVEKRFPDFVQDFMGTMYGDPTLCPAWATEALASVGITLR